In Acidobacteriota bacterium, the genomic window CCGCCCGGCGCGGAGAAGCCGTACCGGTAAGAGGCGGAGGATCAAAGCCGCCGCGCGGTGAGAATGCGGACGGGCGGATCGAGGACCTGGCCCCGGGCGGGGCGCGCCTGGATGCGGCGCACGGTCTCCATTCCGGAGATCACCCGGCCGAAGGCGGCGAAGCCCTGGCCGTCGGGGTTTCTCCGGCCCCCGAAGTCCAGTTCGGGCTGGTCCCCCACGCACAGGAAAAAGTCGGAGGTGGCGGTGTCGGGTTCGGA contains:
- a CDS encoding peptidylprolyl isomerase, which encodes SEPDTATSDFFLCVGDQPELDFGGRRNPDGQGFAAFGRVISGMETVRRIQARPARGQVLDPPVRILTARRL